In Duganella zoogloeoides, a single genomic region encodes these proteins:
- a CDS encoding GNAT family N-acetyltransferase: MERNQLLDDIFWHTLTGAHACHASGDGGARRYTAGFSPILAFADSTAPDFAALLPHCAPGEHFYCENWTGAAPPGWRIEAETTMYRMAWAGGMPASDPAPDAARLQPHHAPQALELANLCKPGPFGIRTIELGDYFGYFDGDRLMAMAGERLRAPGLCEISGVCTHPDDQGRGLARQLIGKLVHRHQARGDTSFLHVMRNNEAAHQLYLRMGFVDYLETVVRVVAREE; encoded by the coding sequence ATGGAACGCAACCAGCTACTCGACGATATCTTCTGGCACACCCTGACCGGTGCGCATGCCTGCCATGCCAGCGGCGACGGCGGCGCGCGCCGCTACACTGCCGGCTTCTCGCCCATTCTAGCCTTTGCCGACAGCACTGCGCCCGACTTTGCCGCGCTGCTGCCGCACTGCGCGCCGGGCGAACATTTTTACTGCGAAAACTGGACCGGCGCCGCCCCGCCCGGCTGGCGCATCGAGGCCGAAACCACCATGTATCGCATGGCCTGGGCCGGTGGCATGCCGGCATCGGATCCGGCGCCCGATGCCGCACGCTTGCAACCGCACCACGCGCCGCAAGCACTGGAGTTGGCCAACCTGTGCAAGCCCGGCCCGTTCGGCATCCGCACCATCGAACTGGGCGACTACTTCGGCTATTTCGACGGCGACCGCCTGATGGCCATGGCCGGCGAACGCCTGCGCGCACCCGGTCTATGCGAAATCAGCGGCGTCTGCACGCACCCCGACGACCAGGGCCGCGGCCTGGCCCGCCAACTGATCGGCAAGCTGGTCCACCGCCACCAGGCACGCGGCGACACCTCGTTCCTGCACGTGATGCGCAACAACGAAGCGGCGCACCAGTTGTATTTGAGGATGGGTTTTGTGGATTACCTGGAGACGGTGGTGCGGGTAGTGGCGCGGGAGGAATGA
- a CDS encoding DNA-deoxyinosine glycosylase, whose protein sequence is MERKQCFAPVVNANTRLLVLGSLPGEKSLAQAQYYAHPQNRFWMLMSAVIGTDLVPLPYEERLQTLLRHGVGVWDVVAEAHRTGSLDSAIRHRDDNDLPALLASHPHITAIAFNGGTAHKLGLKVLGEHATRYRIAALPSSSPAYTLAYAEKLARWEMLRELLLPGTR, encoded by the coding sequence ATGGAACGAAAACAGTGCTTTGCCCCGGTCGTCAATGCCAACACGCGGCTGCTGGTGCTGGGCAGCCTGCCCGGCGAAAAATCGCTGGCCCAGGCGCAATACTACGCCCACCCGCAAAACCGCTTCTGGATGCTGATGTCGGCCGTGATCGGCACCGACCTGGTGCCGCTGCCCTATGAGGAACGCCTGCAAACCCTGCTGCGCCACGGCGTCGGTGTCTGGGACGTGGTGGCCGAAGCCCACCGCACCGGCAGCCTCGATAGCGCCATCCGCCACCGCGACGACAACGACCTGCCGGCCCTGCTGGCCAGCCACCCCCACATCACCGCCATCGCCTTCAACGGCGGCACCGCCCACAAGCTGGGCCTGAAAGTGCTGGGCGAACATGCCACGCGCTACCGCATCGCGGCGCTGCCGTCGAGCAGCCCGGCGTATACCCTGGCGTATGCAGAGAAGCTGGCGCGGTGGGAGATGTTGAGGGAGTTGCTTTTGCCTGGCACCAGGTGA
- a CDS encoding DMT family transporter, producing MSTPLLFVTACLIWGSTFFAITLQLGDVAPAVSVAYRFGLAGAVLFAWCAIRGDKLWLPWRAQRWLLAQGLATFALSYICTYTSEQYLVSGLVAVLFALMVFWNPLFNRYAFGTPVSRRTFAAGGVAILGVILLFSHSIAGAWRDLSAGGNGHFLLGLVLALLATIASTVGNLLVIKVREQSPNVLLGMAWAMTWGSLLVAAWVLVSGQQFTVSGAPQYWAGLLYLSLFGSVIAFAAYFTLIHRIGSDKAVYIGVVTPVISVLLSIQLEHYRPGAIEWAGMVLCLSSVAWALQPPSVTVKTT from the coding sequence ATGTCAACGCCCCTGCTCTTCGTCACCGCCTGCCTGATCTGGGGCTCCACTTTCTTCGCCATCACGCTGCAATTGGGCGACGTTGCGCCCGCCGTCTCGGTGGCCTACCGCTTCGGCCTGGCCGGCGCGGTGCTGTTCGCCTGGTGCGCGATACGCGGCGACAAGCTGTGGCTGCCATGGCGTGCCCAGCGCTGGTTGCTGGCGCAGGGACTGGCCACGTTTGCGCTCAGCTATATCTGCACTTACACGTCCGAGCAGTACCTGGTCTCCGGCCTGGTGGCGGTGTTGTTTGCCTTGATGGTGTTCTGGAACCCGCTGTTCAACCGCTACGCCTTCGGCACCCCGGTCAGCCGCCGCACCTTTGCGGCCGGCGGCGTGGCCATCCTCGGCGTGATCCTGCTGTTTTCGCACTCGATTGCCGGCGCCTGGCGCGACCTGTCAGCCGGCGGCAACGGCCACTTCCTGCTGGGCCTGGTCCTGGCGCTGCTGGCCACCATCGCCAGCACGGTCGGCAACCTGCTGGTCATCAAGGTGCGCGAACAGTCGCCAAATGTGCTGCTGGGCATGGCGTGGGCCATGACCTGGGGCAGCCTGCTGGTGGCGGCGTGGGTGCTGGTGAGCGGCCAGCAGTTCACCGTGTCCGGCGCACCGCAGTACTGGGCGGGCTTGCTGTACCTGTCGCTGTTCGGCTCGGTAATCGCGTTTGCCGCCTACTTCACGCTGATCCACCGCATCGGCTCGGACAAGGCCGTTTATATCGGCGTGGTCACGCCGGTGATCTCGGTGCTGCTGTCGATCCAGCTTGAACATTACCGTCCCGGCGCGATCGAATGGGCAGGCATGGTATTGTGTCTGTCCAGCGTCGCCTGGGCGTTGCAACCACCTTCTGTTACCGTCAAAACTACATGA
- a CDS encoding GNAT family N-acetyltransferase translates to MSTSELIIRPAEPADIPAIFGMIFELAVFEKLEHMVVADEAMLHEALFCDKPTCEAIVGETDGEVVTFALFFHNFSTFLCKKGLYLEDLYVKQTMRGRGYGKQMLVALAQIATERDCGRFEWSVLDWNASAISFYEGMGATIMPDWRICRVTGDALTHLSAQR, encoded by the coding sequence ATGAGTACATCAGAACTGATCATCCGCCCGGCCGAACCGGCCGACATCCCTGCCATCTTCGGCATGATTTTCGAATTGGCCGTATTTGAAAAGCTCGAACACATGGTCGTCGCCGACGAAGCCATGCTGCACGAAGCGCTGTTTTGCGACAAGCCCACTTGCGAGGCCATCGTCGGCGAAACCGACGGCGAAGTCGTCACCTTCGCGCTGTTCTTCCATAATTTCTCCACCTTCTTGTGCAAGAAAGGCCTTTACCTGGAAGACCTGTACGTCAAGCAAACCATGCGCGGCCGCGGTTACGGCAAGCAGATGCTGGTCGCGCTGGCGCAAATCGCCACCGAGCGCGACTGCGGCCGCTTCGAGTGGTCGGTACTGGACTGGAACGCCAGCGCCATCTCGTTCTACGAAGGCATGGGCGCGACCATCATGCCCGACTGGCGCATCTGCCGCGTCACCGGCGACGCGCTGACCCACCTCTCCGCTCAGCGCTAA
- the hutI gene encoding imidazolonepropionase produces MAWDVLFTNVHLATMANGDSGGYGEILDAAIAVRDGRIAWLGPRAALPDGQAATVHDGGGCWLTPGLIDCHTHIVHAGSRSGEFEARLNGATYEDIARAGGGIMSTVRATRAASADELLAQSLPRVHSLLAEGVTTIEIKSGYGLDLENEAKMLRVARRIGRELPVQVATTFLGAHALPPEYAGRADDYIDAVCAMIAPLAGEGLVDAVDAFCERIGFSHEQTERVFQAAHAHGLPVKLHAEQLSDQRGAELVARYDGLSADHLEHLSSEGIAAMAAAGTVAVLLPGAYYFLRDTNAPPVSALRALGVPMAVSTDCNPGTSPMTSVLLAMNMACTLWRLTPQEALAGCTVHAARALGRHDQVGTLAVGKRADFALWRIDRPGELAYAIGFNPCRGVVNAGVWRSPRGL; encoded by the coding sequence ATGGCGTGGGACGTGTTGTTTACCAATGTGCACCTGGCCACCATGGCCAACGGTGATAGCGGCGGTTACGGCGAAATTCTTGACGCCGCGATTGCGGTCAGGGACGGCCGCATCGCCTGGCTGGGGCCACGGGCAGCGCTGCCCGACGGCCAGGCCGCCACCGTGCACGACGGCGGCGGCTGCTGGCTCACGCCCGGCCTGATCGACTGCCACACCCACATCGTCCACGCCGGCAGCCGCAGCGGCGAATTCGAAGCGCGCCTCAACGGCGCCACCTATGAAGATATCGCCCGCGCGGGCGGCGGCATCATGTCCACCGTGCGCGCCACGCGCGCCGCCAGCGCAGACGAACTGCTGGCGCAAAGCCTGCCGCGCGTGCACAGCCTCCTTGCCGAAGGCGTGACCACCATTGAAATCAAGTCCGGCTATGGCCTCGACCTGGAGAACGAGGCGAAGATGCTGCGCGTCGCCCGCCGTATCGGCCGCGAGCTGCCGGTGCAGGTGGCCACCACGTTTTTAGGCGCGCACGCGCTGCCGCCCGAATATGCGGGCCGCGCCGACGACTATATCGACGCCGTGTGCGCGATGATCGCGCCGCTGGCCGGCGAGGGACTGGTCGATGCGGTCGATGCCTTCTGCGAGCGCATCGGCTTTTCGCACGAACAGACCGAGCGCGTATTCCAGGCGGCACACGCGCACGGCTTGCCGGTCAAGCTGCACGCCGAACAGCTATCGGACCAGCGCGGCGCCGAACTGGTGGCGCGCTACGACGGCCTGTCCGCCGACCATCTCGAACATCTGAGCTCCGAAGGTATCGCCGCCATGGCCGCCGCCGGTACCGTGGCCGTGCTGCTCCCCGGCGCCTATTATTTTTTACGCGACACCAATGCGCCGCCAGTCAGCGCCCTGCGCGCACTCGGTGTGCCGATGGCGGTCTCGACCGACTGCAATCCAGGCACCTCGCCCATGACCTCCGTGCTGCTGGCGATGAACATGGCATGTACCTTGTGGCGCCTGACGCCGCAGGAAGCGCTGGCCGGCTGCACCGTGCACGCGGCCCGCGCGCTGGGCCGGCACGACCAGGTGGGCACGCTGGCCGTAGGCAAGCGCGCCGATTTCGCGCTGTGGCGCATCGACCGCCCGGGCGAGCTGGCGTATGCGATCGGCTTCAATCCGTGCCGGGGCGTGGTCAATGCCGGCGTGTGGCGTTCGCCACGGGGGCTTTGA
- a CDS encoding HutD/Ves family protein codes for MNRLIQYASLRPTPWKNGGGVTTELAMSPPGACLDDFDWRVSLASIAEDGPFSQFPGVDRTLVLVAGDGVLLDFGDERVVLSPSEPLVEFAGEDPVHATISGPMSGQSTLDFNVMTRRGRYRHRIEPFVVCGSVPLPRRSGTTLVFLADGESLSVGSARERLALVRYDLLVLDGEQAWTLESAQATVFVVDLIAN; via the coding sequence ATGAACCGGTTAATCCAGTACGCAAGCCTGCGGCCCACGCCGTGGAAGAACGGCGGCGGCGTCACCACCGAACTGGCGATGTCGCCGCCCGGCGCCTGCCTCGACGATTTCGACTGGCGCGTGAGCCTGGCCAGCATCGCCGAAGATGGCCCGTTCTCGCAGTTTCCCGGCGTGGACCGCACGCTGGTGCTGGTCGCCGGCGACGGCGTGCTGCTCGACTTCGGCGACGAACGGGTGGTGCTCAGTCCCAGCGAGCCGCTGGTGGAATTTGCCGGAGAAGACCCGGTGCACGCCACCATTAGCGGGCCAATGAGTGGCCAGTCCACGCTCGACTTCAACGTGATGACCCGGCGTGGCCGCTATCGTCACCGGATCGAACCGTTCGTGGTGTGCGGCAGCGTGCCGCTGCCGCGCCGCAGCGGTACCACGCTGGTGTTCCTGGCCGACGGCGAGAGCCTGTCGGTGGGCAGTGCGCGCGAACGGCTGGCGCTGGTGCGCTACGACCTGCTTGTGCTCGACGGCGAACAGGCCTGGACGCTGGAATCGGCCCAGGCCACGGTGTTCGTAGTCGATCTGATCGCCAACTAG
- a CDS encoding formimidoylglutamate deiminase, with translation MNQLFARHALLPDGWRADVLLEWNQAGDLVAVTPGSAPAAGIECVEYALPGMVNLHSHSFQRALGGRTEFAGDSHDSFWTWRDLMYRFARNITPDQIEAIAAQLFSECLRHGYTSVCEFHYVQRQPDGAWYDRPAETAERVIAAARLAGIGVTMLPVLYSYSGFNDSPLKPEQQRFRTDADDVLRVVEALAPLRDGQTEVGVAPHSLRAASIAQINAVLAALPPERPVHVHIAEQQAEVQQALAHTGRRPVQLLFDQVAVDGRWCLVHATHLSSTEVRSIAASGAVAGLCPTTEANLGDGLFPLEDFLAVGGRFGIGSDSHVSQSPVEELRWLEYGQRLHHQRRNIAVSKAQRQVGDFLWQGALQGGAQAAGRPVGALAAGRRADVLVLDDGHPNLCGLALHEVLGSLIFSGNDNLVRDVLVGGRWVVRNAQHVAQQAIAARFKHTMAELREFR, from the coding sequence ATGAACCAGCTGTTCGCCCGCCACGCCTTGCTCCCCGATGGCTGGCGCGCTGACGTGCTGCTGGAATGGAACCAGGCCGGCGACCTGGTTGCCGTTACGCCCGGCAGCGCACCGGCAGCAGGCATCGAATGCGTGGAATACGCGCTGCCCGGCATGGTCAACCTGCATTCGCACAGTTTCCAGCGCGCGCTCGGTGGCCGCACCGAGTTCGCCGGTGACAGCCATGACAGCTTCTGGACCTGGCGCGACCTGATGTACCGCTTCGCGCGCAACATCACGCCCGACCAAATCGAGGCGATTGCCGCGCAGCTGTTTTCGGAATGCCTGCGTCACGGCTACACCTCGGTATGCGAATTCCACTATGTGCAACGTCAGCCCGATGGCGCCTGGTACGACCGGCCGGCCGAAACCGCCGAGCGCGTGATTGCCGCCGCACGGTTGGCGGGAATCGGCGTCACCATGCTGCCGGTGTTGTATAGTTATTCGGGATTTAACGACAGTCCCCTGAAGCCGGAGCAGCAGCGCTTTCGCACCGATGCCGACGATGTGCTGCGCGTAGTAGAGGCCTTGGCGCCGCTGCGCGACGGCCAGACCGAGGTGGGCGTGGCGCCGCACTCGCTGCGCGCGGCATCCATCGCGCAGATCAACGCGGTGCTGGCGGCCTTGCCGCCGGAGCGGCCGGTGCATGTGCATATTGCCGAGCAGCAGGCGGAGGTGCAGCAAGCGCTGGCGCATACCGGCCGGCGTCCGGTGCAATTATTGTTCGACCAGGTGGCGGTCGATGGCCGCTGGTGTCTGGTCCATGCAACGCACCTGAGTAGCACTGAAGTGCGCAGCATCGCTGCCAGCGGTGCGGTGGCGGGCCTGTGTCCCACCACCGAGGCCAACCTGGGCGATGGCCTGTTTCCGCTGGAGGATTTTCTGGCGGTGGGCGGACGGTTCGGCATCGGCAGCGACAGCCATGTGTCGCAAAGCCCGGTGGAGGAATTGCGCTGGCTCGAATACGGCCAGCGGCTGCACCACCAGCGCCGCAATATCGCGGTATCGAAGGCGCAGCGCCAGGTGGGCGACTTTTTATGGCAGGGCGCCTTGCAGGGCGGGGCGCAGGCGGCGGGTCGGCCGGTGGGGGCGCTGGCGGCGGGCCGCCGCGCCGATGTACTGGTGCTCGATGATGGCCATCCCAACCTGTGCGGCCTGGCGCTGCACGAGGTGCTGGGCAGCCTGATTTTTAGCGGCAACGACAACCTGGTGCGCGACGTCCTGGTCGGCGGCCGGTGGGTGGTACGCAACGCGCAACACGTGGCGCAGCAGGCGATTGCTGCGCGCTTCAAGCACACGATGGCAGAACTGAGGGAGTTCCGATGA
- the hutG gene encoding N-formylglutamate deformylase, translating to MDYQFQAGTIPLLVSMPHVGTDIPDEIAATMTAAATDRQDTDWHLARLYGFLQEMGASTIAARWSRYAIDLNRPPENTNLYPGQDTTGLCPVDTFHREPLYVEGRVPDQAEVERRLQHYWQPYHARLRAELDRLLAIHGRVVLWDAHSIASRVPRFFDGKLPDLNFGTADGATCAPGLAHAVVSRALAQDRYSVAVNGRFKGGHITRFYGRPETGVHAIQLEMCQSVYMDEEAPYGYRSDLAAQVQGLLRAMTQAAADWVQS from the coding sequence GTTGCTGGTGTCCATGCCCCACGTGGGCACCGACATCCCCGACGAAATCGCGGCCACCATGACGGCAGCGGCCACCGACCGCCAGGACACCGACTGGCACCTGGCGCGCCTGTACGGCTTTTTGCAGGAGATGGGCGCATCGACCATTGCGGCGCGCTGGTCGCGCTACGCGATCGACCTCAATCGCCCGCCCGAGAACACCAACCTGTACCCGGGCCAGGACACCACCGGCCTGTGCCCGGTCGATACGTTTCACCGCGAGCCGCTGTACGTCGAGGGCCGCGTGCCGGACCAGGCCGAAGTGGAGCGGCGCCTGCAACACTACTGGCAGCCATATCACGCGCGGCTGCGCGCGGAACTCGACCGCCTGCTGGCCATCCACGGCCGGGTGGTGCTGTGGGATGCGCATTCGATCGCGTCCAGGGTGCCGCGCTTTTTTGACGGCAAGCTGCCCGACCTGAACTTCGGCACCGCCGACGGCGCCACCTGCGCGCCGGGACTGGCGCATGCCGTGGTGTCGCGCGCACTGGCGCAAGATCGCTACAGCGTGGCGGTCAATGGCCGCTTCAAGGGCGGCCATATCACGCGTTTCTATGGCCGGCCCGAGACGGGCGTCCATGCGATCCAGCTTGAAATGTGCCAGTCGGTGTACATGGACGAGGAGGCGCCCTATGGCTACCGCTCCGACCTGGCGGCGCAGGTGCAGGGTCTCTTGCGCGCGATGACGCAGGCGGCGGCCGACTGGGTGCAGTCATGA